In one window of Posidoniimonas corsicana DNA:
- a CDS encoding MotA/TolQ/ExbB proton channel family protein, which translates to MATTMHSEAPAADIDPERILSWTRLDVEQRLGFRGARFTRVSTPLTFLIGLAITVVFYAAITLADDTYFSQMFCDRGIIPYAIVSLTGWSLAILYIKYCKLRVQRRALEVPVAPTDHEFVLSPATVNDVLTSIYRRVDDPQRFIVFNRVLLSLANLKNLGRVTDVDEMLRSQAEYDESVMETSYSLLRGFVWAIPVLGFIGTVLGLSAAIGSFGSVLSENSDMSVVAQSLRGVTSGLATAFETTLEALVAALVIQILVTFLRKSEEEFLDDAREYCHQQVVNRLRMTPFESTTQ; encoded by the coding sequence ATGGCCACAACGATGCACAGCGAAGCTCCTGCCGCCGATATCGATCCAGAGCGAATTCTGTCCTGGACTCGTCTAGATGTCGAACAGCGTCTTGGGTTCCGAGGCGCTCGTTTTACACGGGTGAGCACCCCACTCACTTTCCTCATCGGCCTCGCCATTACGGTGGTCTTCTACGCAGCGATTACGCTCGCGGACGATACATACTTCTCGCAGATGTTCTGCGATAGAGGCATAATCCCATACGCAATTGTGTCGCTTACTGGTTGGTCGCTTGCGATCCTTTATATTAAGTACTGCAAGCTGAGGGTACAGAGGCGTGCTCTGGAGGTGCCTGTAGCGCCGACGGACCACGAATTCGTGCTTTCTCCAGCAACCGTCAATGACGTACTCACTTCGATCTACCGACGAGTAGACGACCCCCAACGCTTCATCGTATTTAACCGTGTCTTGCTTTCGCTGGCGAACCTCAAGAATCTCGGGCGAGTTACGGATGTCGATGAGATGCTACGATCGCAAGCGGAATACGACGAATCGGTCATGGAAACGAGCTACTCGTTGCTTAGGGGATTTGTCTGGGCAATCCCTGTGCTCGGTTTCATTGGAACCGTCCTCGGCCTGTCAGCCGCTATCGGATCTTTTGGCTCCGTTTTGAGCGAGAACTCAGACATGAGCGTCGTGGCGCAGTCGCTGAGAGGTGTGACATCTGGACTTGCAACAGCGTTCGAGACCACCCTCGAAGCTCTAGTAGCGGCACTGGTCATCCAGATTCTAGTCACCTTTCTCAGGAAGTCTGAGGAAGAATTCTTAGACGACGCTCGCGAATACTGCCATCAACAGGTCGTCAACCGCCTCAGAATGACTCCATTCGAGTCAACGACCCAATAG